From a single Raphanus sativus cultivar WK10039 chromosome 3, ASM80110v3, whole genome shotgun sequence genomic region:
- the LOC108844964 gene encoding LOW QUALITY PROTEIN: phospholipase D gamma 1-like (The sequence of the model RefSeq protein was modified relative to this genomic sequence to represent the inferred CDS: inserted 1 base in 1 codon; substituted 1 base at 1 genomic stop codon) — protein MSMEGSSTGSLRVVLLHGNLDIWVKEAKNIPNKERFQRYKKNRTKIGKTFVIDNNENPVWMQHFYVPVAHHATVVKFVVKDSDRFGAKFIGAVGIPTEELCSGNTIEGLFPILNSNGKPCKKGSVLSLSIQYTPVEMMKIYQMGVGNECEGVPGTYFPLRKGGRVTLYQDAHVEDGTLPSVDLDGGMKYLHGKCXEDXADAIRQAKNLIYITGWSVYHPVRLVRRNNDPTDGTLGYLLKERSQEGVRVLVLVWDDPFSRSFMGCRTPGFMKTSDEETRHFFKNSSVQVIICPRSCRKSLHSFVKKTEVGTIYTHHQKTVIVDAEAAQGRRKIIAFVGGLDMCKGRFDTPNHPLFRTLKTLHKDDFHNPNFGTTAEDAPRQPWHDLHCKIDGPAAYDVLANFEQRWLKASEKRHRFLIHRSSSEDALLKIDRISNIMGVSEASFDENDLESWHVQVFRSIDSTSVKGFPNDSKETSEKNLLCGKNIFIDMSIHMAYVKAIRSAQHFIYIENQYFLGSSFNWDSHNDVGANNLIPMEIALKIACKIRAREKFAAYIVIPMWPEGDPANPGMQSILYWQYNTMQMMYQTIYKALVEAELDGQYEPQDYLNFFCLGTREVGDEIANVYSPGSPPKKNAKANASQVEALKSRRFMIYVHSKGMIVDDEFVLIGSANINQRSLKGTRDTEIAMGGYQPHHSWAKKGSRPRGQIFGYRMSLWAEHLGFLEQSFEEPENMECVRRVRELSEINWRQYAAEEVTEMTSHLLKYPVQVDRTGRVSSLPGCETFPDLGGKIIGTFYVFKEYLTI, from the exons ATGTCAATGGAAGGGTCAAGTACGGGTTCTTTGAGAGTGGTGTTGTTACATGGTAACTTAGACATTTGGGTGAAGGAAGCTAAAAATATTCCTAACAAGGAACGGTTCCAGAGGTACAAAAAGAACCGTACAAAGATTGGCAAAACTTTTGTGATCGACAACAATGAGAATCCTGTGTGGATGCAGCATTTCTATGTACCGGTGGCTCACCATGCGACGGTGGTTAAATTTGTGGTGAAAGACAGTGACCGTTTTGGAGCCAAGTTCATAGGAGCTGTTGGAATCCCAACCGAGGAGTTATGTTCAGGGAACACGATCGAAGGGCTGTTCCCGATACTTAACAGTAATGGGAAGCCATGTAAAAAGGGTTCTGTGTTGAGTTTGTCTATTCAATACACTCCAGTGGAAATGATGAAAATTTACCAAATGGGTGTTGGTAATGAGTGCGAAGGAGTTCCCGGTACGTACTTCCCTTTGAGGAAAGGCGGTAGAGTTACTCTGTATCAAGATGCTCATGTTGAAGACGGGACACTTCCGAGTGTAGATCTCGATGGTGGGATGAAGTATCTACATGGAAAGTGCTAGGAAG GGGCGGATGCGATTAGACAGGCAAAGAACTTGATTTATATCACAGGTTGGTCAGTTTACCATCCGGTTAGGCTGGTTCGTCGCAACAATGATCCGACCGATGGTACATTAGGTTATTTGCTTAAAGAAAGATCTCAAGAAGGTGTTAGAGTGTTGGTTCTGGTGTGGGATGATCCGTTTTCAAGGAGCTTTATGGGGTGCAGAACA CCCGGATTTATGAAGACAAGCGATGAGGAGACTCGCCATTTTTTCAAGAACTCGTCGGTGCAAGTTATTATTTGTCCTAGATCTTGTAGGAAAAGTCTTCACAGCTTCGTAAAAAAAACT GAAGTTGGAACTATCTACACACATCATCAAAAAACTGTTATTGTAGATGCTGAGGCAGCTCAGGGCCGACGAAAGATCATAGCGTTTGTTGGAGGGCTAGACATGTGCAAAGGACGTTTTGATACTCCTAACCATCCTCTCTTTAGGACATTGAAGACGCTTCATAAAGATGACTTCCATAACCCAAACTTTGGG ACTACTGCTGAAGATGCACCAAGACAACCGTGGCATGATTTGCACTGCAAGATTGATGGTCCGGCAGCGTATGACGTGCTTGCTAATTTTGAACAACGTTGGCTAAAGGCTTCGGAGAAACGTCACAGATTTTTGATACATAGATCGTCTTCTGAGGATGCTTTGCTTAAGATTGACAGAATTTCAAATATCATGGGAGTATCAGAAGCTTCTTTTGATGAGAATGATCTAGAGTCTTGGCATGTTCAG GTTTTTCGTTCCATTGATTCAACCTCAGTCAAAGGGTTTCCAAACGACTCAAAGGAAACAAGTGAAAAA AATCTTCTATGTGGGAAGAATATATTCATAGACATGAGCATACACATGGCTTATGTTAAGGCTATAAGATCTGCTCAGCATTTCATCTACATCGAGAACCAATATTTTTTGGGATCATCATTCAACTGGGATTCACATAACGACGTTG GTGCTAATAATCTTATCCCTATGGAAATCGCACTTAAGATTGCGTGTAAGATTAGAGCTAGGGAGAAGTTTGCTGCTTATATTGTCATTCCTATGTGGCCAGAAGGTGATCCAGCGAATCCGGGTATGCAGAGCATTTTATACTGGCAG TATAATACCATGCAAATGATGTATCAAACTATCTACAAGGCACTTGTGGAGGCTGAACTTGATGGTCAGTATGAGCCACAAGACTATTTGAACTTCTTCTGTCTTGGAACCAGAGAGGTTGGTGATGAAATAGCTAATGTTTATAGTCCGGGAAGTCCCCCTAAGAAAAATGCAAAGGCAAATGCCTCACAG GTGGAAGCTTTGAAGAGTCGAAGATTCATGATATATGTTCATTCCAAGGGTATGATAGTGGACGATGAGTTTGTTTTAATTGGTTCTGCGAATATCAACCAGAGATCCTTGAAAGGAACAAGAGACACTGAAATCGCCATGGGAGGGTATCAACCACACCATTCATGGGCTAAGAAAGGTTCACGTCCTCGTGGTCAg ATCTTTGGATACAGAATGTCGTTGTGGGCGGAACATCTAGGGTTTCTAGAGCAAAGTTTCGAAGAGCCAGAGAACATGGAATGTGTGAGACGAGTTAGGGAATTGAGTGAGATCAACTGGAGACAGTATGCAGCAGAGGAAGTTACAGAGATGACAAGTCATCTTCTTAAGTATCCAGTTCAAGTCGATAGGACAGGCAGAGTGAGTTCTCTTCCTGGATGCGAGACATTCCCAGATCTCGGTGGCAAGATTATAGGCACGTTCTATGTGTTCAAAGAATACCTTACCATCTAA
- the LOC108844140 gene encoding phospholipase D gamma 1 — MSMEGSSNGSLRLVLLHGNLDIWVKEAKNLPNMDRFRRYQKNSTSDPFVAVSIAGAKIAETFVIDNDENPVWKQHFYIPVAHHAKVVKFVVKDSDRFGAKFIGAVEIPTEELCSGNRIEGLFPILGKPCEDGAVLSLAIQYTPVEMMKIYQMGVGNECEGVPGTYFPLRKGGRVTLYQDAHVEDGTLPSVDLDGGMQYIHGKCWEDMADAIRQAKNLIYITGWSVYHPVRLVRRNNDPTDGTLGDLLKERSQEGVRVLLLVWDDPFSRSFLGYRTRGCMKTSDEDTRHFFKNSSVQVIICPRSGGRGLHSFVKKTEVQTIYTHHQKTVIVDAEAAQGQRKIVAFVGGLDVCKGRFDTPKHPLFRTLNTLHKDDFYNNCFGTTEDDGPRQPWHDLHSKIDGPAAYDVLANFEQRWLKATQKRHRISIHRSSSEDALLKIDRIPNIMGLSEASFVNDTDPESWHVQVFRSIDSTSVKGFPEDSKEASSRNLQCGKNILIDMSIHTAYVKAIRSAQHFIYIENQYFFGSSFNWDSHKIVGANNLIPMEIALKIANKIRARENFAAYIVIPMLPEGDPTGIATQSILQYQYKTMQMMYQTIYKALVEAELDEQYEPQDYLNFFCLGTRELADGNVNNNTKEEDAPQVEALKSRRFMIYVHSKGMIVDDEFVLIGSANINERSLEGSRDTEIAMGGYQPHHSWAKKGSRPRGQIFGYRMSLWAEHIGSLEKGFEEPENMDCLRQVRELSELNWRQYAAEEVTEMTSHLLKYPVQVDRTGKVSSLPGCETFPGLGGRIIDTGFVIKENITI; from the exons ATGTCAATGGAAGGGTCAAGTAACGGTTCTTTGAGATTGGTGCTGTTACATGGTAACTTAGACATCTGGGTGAAGGAAGCTAAAAATCTTCCTAACATGGATCGGTTCCGGAGGTACCAGAAGAACAGTACAAGTGATCCTTTTGTGGCTGTTTCCATTGCAGGTGCGAAGATTGCCGAAACTTTTGTGATTGACAACGATGAGAATCCTGTGTGGAAGCAGCATTTCTATATACCGGTGGCTCACCATGCTAAGGTGGTTAAGTTTGTGGTGAAAGACAGTGACCGTTTTGGAGCAAAGTTCATAGGAGCTGTTGAAATCCCAACCGAGGAGTTGTGTTCAGGGAATAGGATCGAAGGGTTGTTTCCAATACTTGGGAAGCCATGTGAAGACGGTGCTGTGTTGAGTTTGGCTATTCAATACACTCCGGTGGAAATGATGAAAATTTACCAAATGGGTGTTGGTAATGAGTGCGAAGGAGTTCCCGGTACGTACTTCCCTTTGAGGAAAGGCGGTAGAGTTACTCTGTATCAAGATGCTCATGTTGAAGACGGGACACTTCCGAGTGTAGATCTCGATGGTGGGATGCAGTATATACATGGAAAGTGCTGGGAGGATATGGCTGATGCGATTAGACAGGCAAAGAACTTGATTTATATTACTGGTTGGTCAGTTTACCATCCGGTTAGGCTGGTTCGTCGCAATAATGATCCCACCGATGGTACCTTAGGGGATTTGCTTAAAGAAAGATCTCAAGAAGGTGTTAGAGTGTTGCTATTGGTGTGGGATGATCCATTTTCAAGGAGCTTTCTGGGGTACAGAACA CGCGGATGTATGAAGACAAGCGATGAGGACACTcgccatttttttaaaaactcgTCGGTGCAAGTTATTATTTGTCCTAGATCTGGTGGCAGAGGTCTTCATAGCTTTGTAAAAAAAACC GAAGTTCAAACCATCTACACACATCATCAGAAAACTGTGATTGTAGATGCTGAGGCAGCTCAGGGCCAAAGAAAGATCGTAGCGTTTGTTGGAGGGCTAGACGTGTGCAAAGGACGTTTTGATACGCCTAAGCATCCTCTCTTTAGGACATTAAACACTCTCCATAAAGATGATTTCTATAACAATTGTTTTGGG ACTACTGAGGATGATGGACCAAGACAACCGTGGCATGATCTGCACAGCAAGATTGATGGTCCAGCAGCGTATGACGTGCTTGCTAATTTTGAACAGCGCTGGCTAAAGGCTACGCAGAAAAGGCACAGGATTTCGATACACAGATCGTCTTCTGAGGATGCTTTGCTTAAGATTGACAGAATTCCAAATATCATGGGACTATCAGAAGCTTCTTTTGTTAATGATACTGATCCAGAGTCTTGGCATGTTCAG gTTTTTCGTTCCATTGATTCAACGTCAGTCAAAGGGTTTCCAGAGGACTCAAAGGAAGCTAGTTCAAGA AATCTTCAATGTGGGAAGAATATACTTATAGACATGAGCATACACACGGCTTATGTTAAGGCCATAAGATCTGCTCAGCATTTCATTTACATCGAGaaccaatatttttttggatcaTCATTTAACTGGGATTCACATAAAATCGTTG GTGCTAATAATCTAATCCCTATGGAAATTGCGCTTAAGATTGCTAATAAAATTAGAGCAAGAGAAAATTTTGCTGCTTATATTGTCATTCCAATGTTGCCAGAAGGTGATCCAACGGGTATAGCTACGCAGAGCATTTTACAATATCAG TATAAAACCATGCAAATGATGTATCAAACTATCTACAAGGCACTTGTGGAAGCTGAACTTGATGAACAGTATGAGCCACAAGACTATTTGAACTTCTTCTGTCTTGGAACCAGAGAGCTTGCTGATGGAAACGTTAACAACAACACAAAGGAAGAAGATGCCCCACAG GTGGAAGCTTTGAAGAGTCGAAGATTCATGATATATGTTCATTCCAAAGGTATGATAGTGGACGATGAGTTTGTCTTAATTGGTTCTGCGAATATCAACGAGAGATCCCTGGAAGGATCTAGAGACACTGAAATCGCAATGGGAGGATATCAACCACACCACTCATGGGCTAAGAAAGGTTCTCGTCCTCGTGGGCag ATCTTTGGATACAGAATGTCGCTGTGGGCGGAACATATTGGGTCTCTAGAGAAAGGTTTCGAAGAGCCAGAGAACATGGATTGCCTGAGACAAGTTAGGGAATTGAGTGAGCTCAACTGGAGACAGTATGCAGCAGAGGAAGTCACAGAGATGACAAGTCATCTTCTTAAGTATCCAGTTCAAGTCGATAGGACAGGCAAAGTGAGTTCTCTTCCTGGATGCGAGACATTCCCAGGTCTCGGTGGCAGGATTATAGACACAGGCTTTGTGATCAAAGAAAACATCACCATCTGA